A portion of the Fulvia fulva chromosome 1, complete sequence genome contains these proteins:
- a CDS encoding putative NADP-dependent mannitol dehydrogenase: protein MVQAVPLENGGSANGHANDSMDAEHSENTPDLSTLPPPDFNWQISLKDKVIAITGANRGIGLGIAEVCLANSAEIVYSLDLMEPSEDFSTLEKRNPGRFKYIQTDVTNEESVKKAVDTIAEAEGAIHGMVCNAGMTKHQPALEFSLEQVKQLFNLNVFGVWNCATAAARKFIELGIQGSIVCTASMTSYRPNRAAPSAPYGGTKAAVRNMCHTLAMEWAQHGIRINSISPGFVKTAMTYYVERAPDWETKMKYYGGMPRLALPQELGGAYTYLLSDSASYTTGIDIPIAGSVGAW from the exons ATGGTTCAAGCAGTGCCTCTCGAGAACGGAGGGTCGGCAAACGGCCATGCGAACGACAGTATGGACGCCGAACACAGCGAGAACACACCAGACTTATCTACTCTGCCGCCGCCGGACTTCAACTGGCAGATCTCTCTCAAGGATAAAGTGATTGCCATCACTGGGGCAAATCGAGGCATTGGACTTGGCATTGCTGAAGTATGCCTTGCCAACTCTGCCGAAATAGTGTACTCCCTGGATCTGATGGAGCCCTCCGAAGACTTTTCGACCCTGGAGAAGAGGAATCCGGGACGGTTCAAGTACATTCAGACCGATGTGACCAACGAGGAGAGTGTCAAGAAGGCAGTAGACACTATTGCCGAGGCCGAAGGCGCGATACATGGCATGGTTTGCAATGCGG GCATGACCAAGCATCAGCCAGCACTAGAATTCTCACTAGAGCAGGTGAAGCAGTTGTTCAACTTGAACGTGTTCGGCGTTTGGAACTGTGCAACAGCGGCGGCGAGGAAGTTCATCGAGCTTGGCATCCAAGGCTCGATCGTGTGTACCGCAAGCATGACATCGTACAGGCCGAACCGAGCTGCTCCTTCTGCACCGTACGGAGGTACCAAGGCCGCTGTTCGGAACATGTGCCATACTCTTGCGATGGAGTGGGCACAGCACGGTATCAGGATCAACAGTATCAGTCCTGGATTTGTCAAGACGGCCATGACCTACTACGTTGAAAGGGCGCCAGACTGGGAGACCAAGATGAAGTACTACGGGGGTATGCCCCGTCTCGCTCTTCCGCAGGAACTTGGCGGCGCTTACACCTATCTACTGTCCGACTCTGCCAGCTACACTACCGGTATCGATATCCCTATTGCTG GCAGCGTAGGTGCCTGGTAA